The following are encoded together in the Malaya genurostris strain Urasoe2022 chromosome 3, Malgen_1.1, whole genome shotgun sequence genome:
- the LOC131433742 gene encoding uncharacterized protein LOC131433742, with protein MAYFDLLPNEILENIFQYLYFKERKRLCSVCCRWNSILFSDQYLRRHVVFHIEGSRLLDTKKPVHRVYQALSLKIESQWNNEMMKNLRLVNTISPNLEYLRLENWGSDHQLGSIFDSLDLAKIRQLHFTGTCDTVSGLLCVFMSNLDILKINVHHVQYFNLCAPNLVELFLYVRSEDHLDLLSQFADQLIKLTVVFDSKNGYFFFNLRFPRLSELAIDRSMKGMIKSDQDISIAFFKRHKQLRKLHLSIKFIDSYVMQEVYENVPNLTDLKIQVSEGTIELSSVSKLLKLEKLAVTAEKVYLLSHKFPKLKQLQLGSAETGPGTFVYGLENLMLLDSLRTLILHNVMFYPEVLKLTPVYNVRILHINNYKRLLENHLQILVKRFPAVYKLKISSCPGFTLHEVEKLKKMNPRMKISFDEVRFGQFLKQ; from the exons ATGGCTTATTTTGATTTACTTCCAAATGAG aTCCTAGAGAATATTTTTCAGTACCTTTATTTTAAAGAACGCAAACGATTATGCTCTGTTTGTTGCCGTTGGAATAGCATATTGTTTTCGGATCAGTATTTACGCAGACATGTAGTATTCCATATCGAGGGAAGCCGATTGCTTGATACTAAAAAACCAGTCCATAGAGTTTATCAAGCTCTATCGTTGAAAATCGAAAGCCAATGGAACAACGAAATGATGAAAAATCTTCGGCTTGTCAATACAATCAGCCCAAATCTGGAATATTTACGATTGGAAAATTGGGGCTCTGACCATCAAttaggatcgattttcgacAGTCTCGATCTTGCGAAAATTAGGCAGCTACATTTCACAGGAACGTGCGACACCGTAAGTGGTTTATTATGTGTCTTCATGAGCAACCTTGATATACTCAAGATAAATGTTCATCACGTCCAGTATTTCAATTTGTGCGCTCCAAATTTAGTCGAGCTGTTTCTGTATGTACGATCAGAAGATCACCTGGATTTGCTATCTCAATTTGCCGATCAGCTTATCAAGCTGACTGTGGTGTTTGACTCGAAAAATGGttattttttcttcaatctCCGCTTTCCCCGGTTATCGGAGCTTGCAATTGACAGGAGTATGAAAGGCATGATCAAAAGTGACCAAGATATAAGCATTGCCTTTTTCAAGCGCCACAAGCAACTTCGGAAATTGCATCTTTCGATTAAATTCATCGATAGCTATGTGATGCAGGAGGTTTATGAAAATGTTCCTAACTTAACCGATTTGAAAATACAAGTATCCGAGGGAACCATCGAATTGTCTAGTGTTAGTAAATTGCTGAAGCTCGAGAAGCTAGCAGTCACAGCGGAGAAAGTATATCTTCTGAGTCATAAATTTCCCAAACTGAAACAGCTACAGCTTGGCTCTGCTGAAACAGGTCCTGGTACATTTGTGTACGGCTTAGAGAACTTGATGCTACTGGACAGTTTGCGAACGTTGATTTTGCATAACGTTATGTTTTATCCCGAGGTACTCAAGTTAACCCCAGTCTATAATGTGCGGATATTACACATCAACAACTACAAAAGA TTGCTCGAAAACCATCTACAGATACTTGTTAAACGATTCCCGGCGGTTTATAAACTCAAAATAAGTAGCTGCCCAGGTTTTACACTACATGAAGTagagaaacttaaaaaaatgaatcccagaatgaaaatttcattcgaCGAAGTAAGATTTGGACAGTTTTTGAAACAGTAA